In one Pasteuria penetrans genomic region, the following are encoded:
- the acpS gene encoding holo-ACP synthase yields MFRGLGVDLVEIEHVARVGVKRLVPRLLTEREQFYLPVGSSLRLLEYVAGRFAAKEAIAKAIGTGISACLRFHDMEVLPTSGAPRVVLSVSSQKSLFAVMPITIHLSITHTRQHALAAAVIWQEGATDGET; encoded by the coding sequence TTGTTCAGGGGACTAGGTGTGGATTTGGTAGAGATAGAACATGTTGCTAGGGTAGGCGTGAAGAGGCTGGTTCCTCGTCTTTTGACGGAGCGGGAGCAATTCTACCTTCCTGTCGGCTCGTCCCTGAGGTTGTTGGAATATGTAGCGGGGCGTTTTGCCGCCAAGGAGGCTATTGCTAAGGCGATCGGGACAGGAATTTCAGCTTGTTTGCGTTTTCATGACATGGAGGTTCTCCCCACCTCGGGTGCTCCCCGAGTTGTTTTGAGTGTATCCTCCCAAAAATCACTATTTGCAGTAATGCCTATCACTATTCATTTATCGATTACACATACCCGTCAACATGCGTTAGCCGCAGCCGTGATATGGCAGGAGGG
- the dapD gene encoding 2,3,4,5-tetrahydropyridine-2,6-dicarboxylate N-acetyltransferase has product MERKAERKSHPPSENAAKELIGYMQKKPKRTPVKITLKGSLQGIDFGSSKIFQSGPIAIVFGDWKELQPILQKHRNDIDDFEIEQDRRLSAVPLLDLLPVQARVEPGAIIRERVTLEQRAIIMMGAVINIGAVIGEETMIDMNAVIGGRAEVGKRCHVGAGAVIAGVIEPPSAMATTIEDNVIIGANAVILEGVRVGKDAVVAAGAVVTRDVPPYTVVGGVPARFLKKKDEKTSSKTEIVHALRSLE; this is encoded by the coding sequence ATGGAAAGGAAAGCGGAAAGGAAATCACACCCCCCATCGGAAAATGCCGCCAAGGAACTCATCGGTTATATGCAAAAAAAGCCAAAGCGTACCCCTGTCAAAATTACCCTAAAGGGATCCCTACAAGGCATTGACTTTGGAAGTAGCAAAATCTTCCAGAGTGGGCCCATTGCCATCGTTTTCGGTGACTGGAAGGAATTACAACCGATCCTACAAAAACACCGTAATGACATTGATGATTTTGAAATAGAACAGGATCGACGCCTTTCTGCCGTACCCCTACTGGATCTCCTACCTGTACAGGCAAGAGTGGAACCAGGGGCTATCATCCGAGAACGGGTCACTCTGGAACAACGGGCCATCATCATGATGGGTGCCGTCATCAATATCGGTGCCGTTATTGGGGAGGAAACTATGATTGATATGAATGCCGTCATCGGTGGACGAGCAGAGGTTGGTAAACGCTGCCATGTGGGGGCGGGTGCTGTCATCGCCGGGGTTATCGAACCCCCCTCCGCCATGGCTACCACCATTGAGGACAACGTAATCATAGGAGCTAATGCTGTAATCCTCGAGGGGGTACGTGTTGGTAAAGATGCCGTAGTCGCCGCTGGGGCGGTCGTTACCCGTGACGTCCCACCCTACACCGTTGTGGGCGGTGTACCGGCACGCTTCCTCAAAAAAAAGGACGAAAAAACCTCCTCCAAGACGGAAATTGTCCACGCCCTACGGAGTCTGGAATGA